The following coding sequences lie in one Aureibacillus halotolerans genomic window:
- a CDS encoding RrF2 family transcriptional regulator, translating to MRLTQYTDYSLRVLIYLATKKEDKLTNIKDIATSYGISKNHLMKITYELGKLGIIETVRGRNGGMRLAKRPEDINIGTFIRLVEEDFHIVECFNDEKNVCVISQACRLRGVLGEAMMAYFNVLEKYTLRDLVHNQDELTMLLR from the coding sequence ATGCGTCTAACTCAATATACGGATTATTCTCTACGTGTGCTTATTTACTTAGCAACAAAAAAAGAAGACAAGCTGACGAATATAAAAGATATTGCAACATCCTATGGTATCTCGAAGAACCATTTAATGAAAATTACGTATGAATTAGGGAAGCTAGGCATTATTGAAACCGTTCGTGGAAGAAACGGGGGGATGCGACTAGCAAAGCGTCCAGAGGATATTAATATTGGAACGTTCATCCGACTGGTGGAGGAAGACTTTCATATTGTAGAATGCTTTAACGATGAAAAAAACGTATGTGTCATTAGCCAAGCATGTCGACTGCGTGGCGTATTAGGTGAGGCAATGATGGCGTATTTTAACGTCCTTGAGAAATACACACTTCGCGATTTAGTTCATAATCAGGACGAATTAACTATGCTGCTAAGATAG
- a CDS encoding cysteine hydrolase family protein encodes MPTNKSNIIDPKDKKNVALLIIDVINDFEFEGGESLEAQMPDFIENLLAIRDAATKMQLPVIYVNDNFGKWQSDFHQLTQQILKGNSPGQPMVEALQPRENDYIVVKPKQSGFYSTPLDMLLSHLAVDTLILTGLTGDQCILFTAMDAYMRDFRLYVPDDCIITIDETIHKNAMDMIKTNLKADVSYSKDLPFWSPH; translated from the coding sequence ATGCCAACAAATAAGTCAAACATCATTGACCCAAAGGATAAAAAAAACGTTGCCTTGCTCATTATTGATGTCATCAATGATTTTGAGTTTGAAGGTGGGGAATCACTAGAAGCGCAGATGCCTGATTTTATCGAGAATTTGTTAGCCATTCGCGATGCGGCCACCAAAATGCAATTGCCTGTCATCTACGTGAATGACAATTTCGGCAAATGGCAATCTGACTTTCATCAGCTCACCCAACAGATTTTAAAAGGGAACTCTCCAGGTCAGCCTATGGTCGAAGCCTTGCAGCCGAGGGAAAATGACTATATAGTCGTGAAACCGAAACAATCCGGCTTTTATTCAACGCCCCTTGACATGCTCCTTTCGCATTTAGCTGTAGACACACTCATTCTCACAGGGCTCACTGGCGACCAGTGTATACTGTTTACCGCAATGGATGCCTATATGAGGGATTTCCGTTTGTACGTTCCTGATGATTGTATTATCACAATTGATGAAACGATACATAAAAATGCCATGGATATGATCAAAACCAATCTAAAAGCAGATGTATCGTATTCGAAAGACCTTCCTTTCTGGTCGCCGCACTAG
- the nadE gene encoding ammonia-dependent NAD(+) synthetase has product MTRQLQEHIIKELGVKSSIDPVEEIKQRIGFLKEYAKRSGAKGYVLGISGGQDSSLAGKLAQMAVNELKEETGNEYTFVAVRLPYGQQHDEDDAQRALAFIQPDRKVTVDLKPAVDASAASFEKAMDHPISDFLKGNIKARERMKVQYDIAADQSLLVIGTDHAAEAVTGFYTKFGDGACDITPLFGLDKRQGRALLQELGADEAIYTKVPTADLEDDKPGIPDEVALGVTYEQIDDYLEGKEIDKAASESIESRFMKTRHKRVLPVTIFDDWYKQ; this is encoded by the coding sequence ATGACACGACAACTTCAAGAGCACATTATTAAGGAGTTAGGCGTTAAATCGTCAATTGATCCAGTAGAGGAAATTAAGCAACGGATTGGTTTCTTAAAGGAGTATGCCAAACGCTCTGGCGCAAAGGGATACGTTCTCGGCATTAGTGGTGGTCAGGATTCTTCACTTGCCGGAAAGCTAGCACAAATGGCTGTCAATGAGCTTAAAGAAGAAACAGGGAATGAGTACACCTTTGTTGCAGTTCGACTTCCATACGGCCAACAGCATGATGAAGACGATGCGCAACGAGCGTTGGCGTTTATTCAGCCAGATCGTAAGGTAACTGTTGACTTAAAGCCAGCTGTAGACGCATCAGCTGCTTCTTTTGAAAAAGCAATGGATCATCCTATTTCTGATTTTCTTAAAGGCAATATTAAAGCAAGAGAGCGAATGAAGGTGCAATATGATATTGCGGCGGATCAATCGTTGCTCGTGATCGGCACAGATCATGCGGCAGAAGCGGTGACAGGTTTTTATACGAAGTTTGGTGACGGTGCTTGTGACATAACGCCTTTGTTTGGCTTGGACAAACGGCAAGGGAGAGCGTTGCTCCAAGAGTTGGGCGCAGATGAAGCCATTTATACAAAGGTGCCTACAGCAGATTTGGAAGACGATAAGCCCGGAATTCCAGATGAGGTTGCTCTAGGAGTCACGTATGAACAAATTGATGATTATCTTGAGGGCAAAGAGATCGATAAAGCAGCGAGTGAATCCATTGAATCTCGTTTTATGAAAACACGCCATAAACGCGTGCTTCCAGTGACGATCTTTGATGACTGGTACAAACAGTAA
- a CDS encoding Gfo/Idh/MocA family protein, with the protein MIKVAMLSKWHVHASDYAKQVNEHPELAIKLVWDENADRGRAWADELGVAFVESLDEVLSHPEIDAVVIDTPTSMHREVMLKAIEAKKHIFSEKVLALTVEDCDTILKQADEQGISFMLSLPRLSEPFYLYAQQAVDEGWLGNVTTLRCRMAHNGSVPGKGQTTGWLPAHFYDAATCGGGALIDLGAHPIYLSNRLAGPATSVSAQMSRLYASEVEDQAVVTLDYGNGAIGILETGFVSYGSPFSLELYGTEGALLIRDGDIKLISAGKTNGEWASVTNDLPQKGRMPIEQWVDMILRGTEPDITSKDMIELTKLNEAAYTANSAQKKVGVSL; encoded by the coding sequence ATGATCAAGGTAGCTATGTTAAGCAAATGGCATGTCCACGCATCAGATTATGCCAAGCAAGTAAACGAACACCCTGAGTTGGCGATCAAATTGGTGTGGGATGAAAATGCCGATCGTGGACGTGCATGGGCGGATGAGTTAGGTGTTGCTTTTGTTGAATCGTTAGATGAAGTGCTTTCTCACCCCGAAATTGATGCTGTTGTTATTGACACACCTACGTCAATGCACCGCGAAGTGATGTTAAAAGCCATTGAAGCGAAAAAGCATATTTTCTCAGAAAAAGTGCTCGCGTTGACGGTGGAGGACTGCGACACGATCCTAAAACAAGCCGATGAACAAGGCATTTCTTTTATGCTTTCATTGCCAAGATTATCAGAACCTTTCTATTTGTATGCACAGCAGGCAGTCGATGAAGGTTGGCTTGGTAATGTGACGACACTTCGTTGTCGCATGGCCCATAATGGCAGTGTCCCGGGGAAAGGCCAAACAACAGGCTGGCTACCGGCACATTTTTACGATGCAGCAACATGTGGAGGAGGCGCATTAATTGATTTAGGCGCACATCCAATTTATTTAAGCAATCGTCTTGCAGGTCCAGCCACTTCTGTAAGCGCTCAAATGAGCCGTTTATACGCGTCAGAGGTTGAGGATCAAGCCGTCGTCACTTTAGACTATGGAAATGGAGCAATTGGCATTCTGGAAACAGGCTTCGTTTCCTATGGTAGCCCTTTCTCGCTTGAATTGTATGGAACAGAAGGTGCCTTGCTGATAAGGGACGGCGACATAAAGCTCATCTCAGCCGGCAAGACAAATGGAGAATGGGCTTCTGTAACGAACGATTTGCCTCAAAAAGGACGTATGCCGATTGAGCAATGGGTCGATATGATCTTACGTGGTACAGAGCCAGATATTACAAGTAAAGATATGATTGAGCTGACGAAGTTAAACGAAGCAGCCTATACAGCCAATTCAGCGCAAAAAAAGGTTGGCGTTTCCTTGTAA
- the clpP gene encoding ATP-dependent Clp endopeptidase proteolytic subunit ClpP: MTTIPYVIEQSSTGERSYDIYSRMLKDRVIMVGEEITDQMASSIVAQLLFLAADDAEKDISIYINSPGGSVTAGFAIFDTMNYIKPDVRTICTGMAASFAAMLLLAGTKGKRYALPNSEVMLHQPLGGVKGQASDIDIAARRLLLTREKLNRIISERTGQPEKKVERDADRDFYLTAEEARTYGIIDEIITHG, encoded by the coding sequence ATGACAACAATTCCATATGTAATTGAACAATCTTCAACTGGAGAGCGGTCCTACGATATCTATTCAAGAATGCTAAAGGATCGTGTGATCATGGTAGGCGAGGAAATTACCGATCAGATGGCGAGCTCAATTGTCGCCCAGTTGCTTTTTTTAGCAGCTGATGATGCGGAAAAGGACATTTCGATTTATATCAACAGTCCAGGCGGTTCTGTGACTGCAGGGTTTGCGATCTTTGACACGATGAATTATATAAAGCCAGATGTGCGGACCATTTGTACGGGGATGGCGGCTTCCTTTGCTGCGATGCTATTATTGGCAGGAACCAAAGGGAAACGATATGCCCTTCCGAATAGTGAAGTCATGCTACATCAGCCGCTCGGTGGTGTGAAGGGGCAAGCGAGCGACATTGATATTGCAGCGCGACGTTTGCTGCTTACGAGGGAAAAGCTCAATCGAATCATTTCTGAACGTACAGGACAGCCTGAAAAGAAAGTGGAACGGGATGCTGATCGCGACTTTTACCTGACCGCCGAAGAGGCGAGAACGTACGGAATCATTGACGAAATTATAACGCATGGCTGA
- a CDS encoding sigma-70 family RNA polymerase sigma factor, translated as MSVNAVAEDDEKYLKLYEDVLSYSRCFVSDQWDREDVAQDAMAKIMEYYSEAELSPALVKKIARNYWIDCVRKRSKETLMAMDEHDACRPPSESLHTVDYLLRRLTPKQAAVFFLKEGFQYRLKDIASALQLSETAVKGALFRARTNLQEDDKEEEPFDTSEETEWKHLRKVMTTAIEQNDASLFIEAIPQLPSLQPLSMSMSMAA; from the coding sequence ATGTCAGTGAACGCTGTTGCTGAGGACGATGAGAAATACCTCAAACTGTATGAGGATGTCCTCTCCTATAGCCGTTGCTTCGTGTCAGACCAGTGGGACCGTGAAGATGTTGCCCAGGATGCGATGGCTAAGATTATGGAGTATTATTCTGAAGCTGAGCTGTCACCAGCGCTCGTCAAGAAAATTGCTAGGAATTACTGGATTGATTGTGTCCGAAAACGGTCAAAAGAGACCTTAATGGCAATGGATGAACACGACGCTTGTCGACCACCTTCAGAGAGCCTTCATACGGTCGATTATTTGCTGCGGCGTCTCACTCCGAAGCAGGCTGCTGTTTTTTTCCTTAAAGAAGGTTTTCAATATCGTCTTAAAGATATTGCCAGTGCCCTTCAGCTTTCTGAAACAGCTGTGAAGGGAGCCTTGTTTCGCGCGCGCACAAACCTGCAAGAGGACGATAAAGAGGAAGAGCCGTTTGACACGTCAGAGGAGACTGAGTGGAAGCATTTACGAAAGGTCATGACAACAGCCATTGAACAAAACGATGCCTCGCTATTTATCGAAGCGATTCCTCAGCTTCCGAGTCTTCAGCCACTATCGATGTCAATGAGCATGGCGGCATAA
- a CDS encoding organic hydroperoxide resistance protein → MKPLYTAKATAQGGRDGHVRSSDGIIDLDVSMPKELGGAGKEATNPEQLFAAGYSACFESALRLVAGQKKISIPDETKITGEVTIGKDESDGGFKLAVKLEVNLPGIANETAQELLEAAHQTCPYSKATRGNIDVELTQA, encoded by the coding sequence ATGAAACCTTTGTATACAGCAAAAGCAACAGCTCAAGGTGGACGAGATGGTCATGTACGTTCTTCTGACGGCATTATTGATTTAGATGTATCTATGCCAAAAGAGCTTGGCGGCGCTGGCAAGGAAGCGACAAATCCTGAACAGTTGTTTGCGGCTGGTTATTCGGCATGCTTTGAAAGTGCCTTACGTCTTGTTGCAGGTCAAAAGAAAATATCGATTCCAGATGAAACTAAAATTACTGGTGAAGTCACGATTGGCAAAGACGAGAGTGATGGAGGCTTTAAATTGGCCGTGAAGCTCGAAGTCAATCTTCCTGGCATCGCAAACGAAACAGCGCAAGAATTGCTGGAAGCTGCTCATCAAACATGCCCATATTCAAAGGCGACACGAGGCAATATTGACGTTGAGTTAACGCAGGCATAA
- the ptsP gene encoding phosphoenolpyruvate--protein phosphotransferase produces MSKVVKGIAASNGIAIAKAFILEEPNLTIEKTTVSNTEEENDRFSKALDVAKGELEGIREHAKVTLGEEEAEIFSAHLLVLSDPEFVDQVKAVVTSEKINAEAALDQVSSTFVTMFESMDNAYMKERAADIKDVTKRVMSHLLGVDISDPSAIDEEVIVIAHDLTPSDTAQLNKQFVQGFATNIGGRTSHSSIMARSLEIPAVVGTSTITEEISNGTWLIVDGLSGNIHINPSDETVEEFKTKQSRYEEKKAEWAKLKNEPSVTADGVHVELAANIGTPDDIEGALANGAEGVGLFRTEFLYMGRTELPTEDEQFESYKKVLEGMGDKPVVIRTLDIGGDKELPYLELPKEMNPFLGYRAIRLCLDQTDIFRTQLRALLRASVYGNLKIMFPMIATLEEFRQAKALLEEEKEQLQNEGVDVSDSFEVGIMVEIPSTAVIADQFAKEVDFFSIGTNDLIQYTLAADRMNEQVAYLYQPYHPAVLRLISNVIDAAHKEGKWAGMCGEMAGDEVALPILLGLGLDEFSMSATSILPARSQLLETKKADVEAVKAEILGHATSKDIEAYVRNAFPMQ; encoded by the coding sequence ATGTCCAAAGTTGTAAAAGGCATTGCAGCGTCCAACGGTATAGCCATTGCGAAAGCATTTATTTTAGAAGAACCGAATTTGACGATAGAAAAAACAACTGTGTCGAATACAGAAGAAGAAAATGACCGCTTCTCAAAGGCATTAGATGTGGCTAAGGGTGAATTAGAAGGCATCCGTGAACATGCAAAAGTAACATTAGGAGAAGAAGAAGCGGAAATCTTTTCTGCTCACTTGCTCGTCTTATCAGATCCTGAGTTTGTTGATCAGGTGAAGGCGGTCGTTACTTCAGAGAAAATTAACGCAGAAGCTGCACTTGACCAAGTGTCTTCAACGTTTGTAACGATGTTTGAATCGATGGACAATGCGTACATGAAAGAACGTGCTGCTGATATCAAGGATGTGACCAAACGCGTGATGTCTCACTTGCTTGGTGTGGACATTTCTGACCCAAGTGCGATTGATGAAGAGGTCATCGTCATTGCTCATGACTTGACTCCTTCCGATACAGCGCAGTTGAATAAGCAGTTTGTGCAAGGTTTTGCGACTAATATTGGTGGACGGACCTCCCATTCTTCCATCATGGCAAGATCGCTTGAAATTCCTGCTGTTGTTGGAACATCGACGATTACAGAGGAGATCTCAAACGGAACTTGGCTTATTGTGGATGGGTTAAGCGGCAATATTCATATTAATCCTTCTGACGAGACGGTAGAGGAATTCAAAACGAAACAGTCTCGCTATGAAGAGAAAAAAGCTGAATGGGCGAAGCTGAAAAATGAGCCGTCCGTAACGGCCGATGGTGTGCATGTCGAGCTTGCTGCCAATATAGGTACTCCTGACGATATCGAAGGTGCACTTGCAAATGGTGCGGAAGGTGTCGGCTTGTTCCGTACGGAATTTTTGTATATGGGACGTACAGAGCTGCCAACTGAGGACGAGCAGTTTGAAAGCTACAAAAAGGTGCTTGAAGGCATGGGCGACAAGCCTGTTGTCATCCGTACGCTCGATATCGGCGGCGACAAAGAACTTCCTTACTTAGAGCTTCCAAAGGAAATGAACCCGTTTTTAGGCTATCGTGCCATTCGTTTGTGTCTTGATCAAACAGATATTTTCAGAACACAGCTGCGTGCGTTACTCCGCGCATCCGTATACGGCAACCTTAAAATCATGTTTCCAATGATTGCTACGTTGGAAGAGTTCCGTCAGGCAAAGGCCTTGCTTGAAGAAGAAAAAGAGCAGCTCCAAAACGAAGGTGTAGACGTATCCGACTCATTTGAGGTTGGGATTATGGTTGAAATTCCTTCAACAGCCGTGATTGCAGATCAATTCGCTAAAGAGGTCGACTTCTTTAGCATTGGTACGAATGATTTAATTCAATACACACTTGCAGCGGATCGGATGAACGAGCAAGTCGCTTATCTTTACCAGCCGTACCACCCTGCTGTTTTACGATTGATTTCTAATGTCATTGATGCGGCTCATAAGGAAGGCAAATGGGCGGGCATGTGTGGCGAAATGGCTGGAGATGAAGTAGCGCTCCCAATCCTGCTTGGCCTCGGTCTAGACGAGTTCTCAATGAGTGCGACATCCATCCTACCTGCACGCAGCCAACTACTTGAAACGAAAAAAGCTGATGTAGAAGCTGTAAAAGCAGAAATCTTAGGACATGCCACGTCGAAAGATATTGAAGCTTATGTTCGAAATGCATTCCCAATGCAATAA
- a CDS encoding cytochrome c oxidase subunit I — translation MSAHAQRVPIIDGVWEYMTTVDHKRIGKLYLIVGGFFFLLGGMEALLMRWQLMVPNNDVLPAQLYNEMLTMHGTTMIFLAAMPILFGLMNAVVPLQIGARDVAFPFLNALGFWLFFFGGILLNSSWFLGGAPDAGWTSYAPLSLVSPGHGIDFYVMGLQISGIGTLLSGINFLVTIINMRAPGMTYMRLPLFTWATFGASVLILFAFPALTAGLLLLMFDRLFGGGVFSPDVGGNAHIWQHLFWIFGHPEVYILIFPAFGIFSDVISTFSRKRLFGYTAMVFAILLIGFFGFMVWAHHMFTVGLGPLVNAIFAVATMAIAVPTGIKIFNWLFTMWGGQLVFSSAMLWSVAFIPTFLIGGVTGVMLASAAADYQYHDTYFVVAHFHYVIVGGTVFGIFAGLHYWWPIMFGRVLHETMGKIVFWLFSIGFNLTFFIQHFLGLWGLPRRYFTYGADEGLAWGNMVSTIGAVFMTAATFLFIINIVYTALSERQRTTYDPWNGRTLEWSLPCPPPFYNFEQLPLVRSLDPWWQEKREGRYEMTYAEPLADIHMPNNSLLPLLMSFGLFVSAYGWIYHSTTGWGLYVGIVGLAFTLGCLLTRSLKDDLGYTLRKEQLEKRTKP, via the coding sequence ATGTCTGCACATGCACAACGTGTACCGATCATTGATGGTGTTTGGGAATACATGACGACTGTAGACCATAAGCGAATTGGCAAGCTGTACTTAATTGTAGGGGGATTCTTCTTTTTACTAGGAGGTATGGAAGCGCTCCTCATGCGCTGGCAACTCATGGTCCCTAACAATGATGTCCTTCCTGCACAGCTTTACAATGAGATGTTAACGATGCACGGCACCACAATGATTTTTCTTGCGGCAATGCCCATTTTATTTGGTTTAATGAATGCAGTTGTCCCCTTGCAAATTGGAGCAAGGGACGTCGCTTTTCCTTTTTTAAATGCGCTCGGGTTCTGGCTTTTCTTTTTCGGTGGGATCTTGTTAAATTCGAGTTGGTTTTTAGGAGGCGCCCCAGATGCGGGTTGGACGTCCTATGCGCCGCTTTCTTTAGTGTCTCCAGGGCACGGCATTGACTTTTATGTCATGGGGTTGCAAATCTCCGGTATTGGAACATTATTGTCTGGCATTAATTTTCTCGTGACCATTATCAATATGCGTGCACCGGGGATGACGTATATGCGCCTTCCTTTATTCACGTGGGCAACGTTCGGTGCCTCTGTTCTTATTTTGTTTGCCTTCCCTGCATTGACAGCGGGGTTGCTGCTATTGATGTTTGATCGCTTGTTCGGTGGGGGTGTGTTTTCCCCAGACGTCGGGGGGAATGCGCACATTTGGCAGCACTTGTTTTGGATCTTTGGTCATCCTGAAGTGTACATTTTAATATTTCCGGCGTTTGGGATCTTTTCCGACGTTATCTCGACATTTTCTCGAAAGCGTTTGTTTGGTTATACCGCGATGGTGTTTGCCATTTTGCTCATCGGCTTTTTCGGTTTTATGGTGTGGGCGCATCACATGTTTACTGTCGGCTTAGGGCCTCTCGTCAATGCGATTTTCGCTGTGGCAACGATGGCGATCGCCGTGCCGACAGGGATTAAGATCTTTAACTGGTTGTTTACGATGTGGGGCGGACAACTCGTCTTCTCCTCAGCAATGCTATGGAGTGTTGCGTTTATCCCAACCTTCCTTATCGGTGGGGTAACGGGTGTCATGCTTGCCTCCGCTGCTGCGGATTATCAGTACCATGACACGTATTTTGTTGTGGCGCATTTTCATTACGTGATTGTTGGTGGGACAGTATTCGGTATTTTTGCTGGTCTACACTATTGGTGGCCCATTATGTTTGGCCGAGTGCTGCACGAAACAATGGGAAAAATCGTGTTCTGGCTCTTTTCAATCGGATTCAATCTCACGTTTTTCATTCAGCATTTTCTCGGCTTATGGGGACTTCCTCGCCGGTATTTCACTTATGGAGCGGACGAGGGTCTAGCCTGGGGGAATATGGTCAGTACAATTGGGGCCGTTTTTATGACTGCCGCTACCTTTTTGTTTATCATCAACATTGTTTACACCGCCTTGTCTGAACGCCAGCGAACGACGTACGACCCATGGAATGGCCGTACGCTGGAGTGGTCGCTGCCGTGTCCGCCTCCTTTTTACAACTTCGAGCAGCTCCCGCTTGTTCGTAGTTTAGACCCATGGTGGCAAGAAAAAAGGGAAGGTCGGTATGAAATGACCTATGCTGAGCCGTTGGCTGATATTCATATGCCAAACAATTCGTTGTTGCCTTTGTTAATGTCGTTTGGGTTGTTTGTGTCTGCGTATGGGTGGATTTATCATTCAACGACAGGCTGGGGGCTTTATGTGGGAATCGTTGGCTTGGCCTTTACGCTTGGTTGCTTGTTGACGCGGTCATTAAAGGATGATCTTGGCTACACACTAAGAAAAGAGCAGCTAGAAAAACGAACAAAACCGTAA
- a CDS encoding cytochrome c oxidase assembly protein, giving the protein MDWVWDVIFTLFGVLVVSGICLRMNRGRLTVVQRKRMWRRLVALVLLWVTLLSPLPHTLYVAYPFQLRVFQEGILYFLIIPIVLQSLSSATVAQLVWPYRRRRMISYLGHPVTGGIGFLVLYTVMHLPGVVRVLYDGGVLDIGFMAIVGASAVCMWWPVTHSVPGARRMTEGQRLFYLLVLHVALLLITIATFSQYPHGQGAWMTSRTAFVGGSLIIGLQWLVFFSYSAALIHRWHARENVVDSRWPKPQGTK; this is encoded by the coding sequence ATGGACTGGGTGTGGGATGTGATTTTTACTTTATTTGGTGTGCTGGTCGTCTCTGGTATTTGCTTACGGATGAATCGTGGGCGTTTGACTGTGGTTCAAAGGAAACGGATGTGGAGGCGCTTGGTGGCGTTGGTGTTGCTTTGGGTGACGTTGTTAAGCCCTCTTCCTCACACATTGTATGTGGCGTACCCTTTTCAGCTCCGGGTGTTTCAAGAGGGCATTTTGTATTTTTTAATCATTCCAATTGTGCTTCAAAGTTTATCGAGTGCCACAGTTGCGCAACTTGTGTGGCCGTATCGTCGGAGGAGGATGATCTCCTATTTAGGGCATCCCGTCACTGGGGGCATAGGCTTTTTGGTGCTGTATACCGTCATGCATCTCCCAGGGGTGGTTCGGGTGCTTTATGACGGGGGCGTGCTAGATATTGGGTTTATGGCGATTGTGGGAGCATCTGCTGTTTGTATGTGGTGGCCAGTGACACATTCAGTGCCTGGCGCCCGCCGAATGACAGAGGGGCAAAGATTGTTCTATTTACTCGTCCTGCATGTAGCGCTATTGCTAATTACGATTGCGACCTTTTCGCAATACCCTCATGGGCAGGGGGCTTGGATGACGAGCCGAACGGCATTTGTGGGTGGAAGTCTAATTATTGGACTGCAATGGCTTGTGTTTTTTTCTTATTCAGCCGCTCTCATTCATCGGTGGCACGCTAGAGAAAACGTTGTCGATTCTAGGTGGCCCAAACCACAAGGAACGAAATGA
- the coaW gene encoding type II pantothenate kinase, with amino-acid sequence MSVYVGIDAGGTLVKLAYWKDGQLTFSKMPSTEAQSILDELRQEVNGEAICITGGKADWFAKDLPPATKRMVEFEATTLGVRELLGAQNPMVSSFVLTNIGTGTSIHYLDEHTSERATGIGLGGGTLMGLSAMLTGVHRYEDIVEGSLRGKRGAIDLTVQDIYVDAVPPIPGELTASNFGKAWSNREAAQKKDDQLAAITGMIGESIVTISAQIAVQYSTNDIVYIGSTLSSQSSLKQVCSSYTKIRNKIPHFIEQGEFSGALGALLAVANSDVSQIRKDLKNRWILR; translated from the coding sequence ATGTCAGTGTATGTAGGAATAGATGCAGGGGGCACGCTTGTAAAACTTGCTTATTGGAAGGATGGTCAACTCACATTTTCCAAGATGCCGAGCACAGAAGCACAATCCATCCTCGACGAACTGCGTCAAGAAGTCAATGGAGAAGCCATCTGCATTACCGGGGGAAAGGCAGATTGGTTTGCAAAAGATCTTCCGCCAGCAACAAAACGAATGGTAGAATTTGAAGCCACTACTTTAGGGGTGCGTGAGCTTTTAGGAGCTCAGAACCCTATGGTTTCTTCCTTTGTTCTTACCAATATTGGCACAGGCACTTCCATTCATTATTTAGATGAGCATACGAGCGAACGGGCAACGGGCATTGGTCTCGGTGGTGGTACACTGATGGGATTGTCAGCCATGCTAACAGGTGTGCATAGGTACGAGGACATTGTCGAAGGGTCCCTCCGAGGGAAACGAGGAGCGATTGATTTAACTGTTCAAGATATCTATGTAGATGCTGTCCCGCCAATCCCTGGGGAACTGACGGCTAGCAATTTTGGAAAGGCATGGTCGAACAGAGAGGCAGCTCAAAAAAAAGATGATCAACTCGCGGCGATCACTGGAATGATCGGGGAAAGCATCGTAACGATTAGTGCACAAATTGCTGTGCAGTACAGCACAAATGATATCGTCTACATCGGATCGACGCTTTCCTCTCAATCATCCTTAAAGCAAGTATGCTCCAGCTATACAAAAATTCGCAACAAAATCCCTCATTTTATCGAGCAGGGCGAGTTTAGTGGAGCACTTGGTGCGTTACTAGCCGTTGCTAACTCTGATGTCTCGCAAATACGTAAGGACTTAAAAAATCGTTGGATCCTTAGGTAG